Proteins encoded in a region of the Atopobium sp. oral taxon 416 genome:
- a CDS encoding glycoside hydrolase family 1 protein, whose translation MRSGFQPDFLWGGAISASQADGGWNEGGKGVDTQDLRWLDGSWTHVQIEEKHRNSPFSKAEFDAALADDGTRYYPFRRGINFYHRYKEDIALFAKLGLKVFRTSVCWARIFPDGDDFEPNPEGISWYRSVFSECHRYGIKVFCTMVHYDIPVNLVLRYGGWKSRKTVDFFARYAETLVDNLGDLVDFWLPFNEFNAGRFSPWDGVCLIKDVEGEDYDCQIFHCLHHQFLANARAVQIVHKKSPGTPVGGMIARFCSYPATCRPEDNLQALQDNQYSNWFYADVMARGAYPTYMDRYFDRLGITVEKGPDDDNLIASNTVDFLAFSYYFSQISTTDQGWEKTSGNLIMANKNPYLPTSEWGWQMDPLGLRITLNQMWDRYSLPLYIAENGLGTSDTLEPDGHVHDPYRINYLRNHIAALREAVVDGVDVRSYMIWGFIDVIACGPLTMDKRYGLIYVDLDNEGKGTGDRYLKDSFDWYRRVIATNGVDLS comes from the coding sequence ATGAGAAGCGGATTCCAACCGGATTTCTTGTGGGGCGGAGCCATCTCTGCGTCTCAGGCAGATGGAGGATGGAATGAAGGCGGCAAAGGCGTAGATACTCAGGACTTGCGTTGGCTTGATGGCAGCTGGACCCACGTACAGATCGAGGAGAAGCACCGAAACAGTCCATTCTCCAAAGCGGAGTTCGATGCTGCCCTTGCGGATGACGGAACGCGCTATTACCCGTTCCGTCGTGGTATCAATTTCTATCATCGGTACAAGGAAGACATAGCCCTCTTTGCGAAGCTCGGCCTTAAGGTGTTTCGTACCTCAGTATGCTGGGCTAGGATTTTCCCCGATGGTGACGATTTCGAGCCTAACCCGGAAGGTATTTCTTGGTACCGCTCTGTATTTAGTGAATGTCACCGCTATGGAATTAAGGTCTTCTGCACGATGGTGCACTACGACATCCCGGTGAACCTCGTGCTCCGGTATGGTGGCTGGAAATCGCGCAAAACCGTTGACTTCTTTGCGCGCTATGCCGAAACGCTCGTTGACAATCTAGGGGATCTTGTCGACTTCTGGCTTCCGTTCAATGAATTCAACGCCGGGCGTTTCTCGCCTTGGGATGGAGTCTGCCTTATCAAAGATGTCGAAGGCGAAGACTACGATTGCCAGATATTTCATTGTTTGCATCATCAGTTTCTTGCGAACGCCCGTGCGGTCCAGATTGTGCACAAGAAGAGCCCCGGAACGCCTGTCGGTGGAATGATCGCTCGATTCTGCAGCTATCCTGCGACCTGCCGTCCCGAAGACAATCTCCAGGCTCTTCAGGACAACCAGTATTCCAACTGGTTCTATGCTGATGTTATGGCAAGAGGTGCCTATCCAACCTATATGGACCGGTACTTCGACCGCCTTGGTATCACTGTAGAGAAGGGCCCTGACGATGACAATCTCATTGCCAGCAATACCGTAGACTTTCTTGCCTTCAGCTATTACTTTTCACAGATATCCACGACAGACCAGGGATGGGAGAAGACTTCCGGCAATCTGATTATGGCGAACAAGAATCCATATCTTCCGACTTCTGAATGGGGATGGCAGATGGATCCTTTGGGTCTCCGCATTACCCTTAACCAGATGTGGGATCGCTATAGCCTGCCTCTCTATATAGCAGAAAACGGGCTGGGTACTTCCGATACTTTAGAGCCCGATGGCCATGTGCACGATCCATATCGTATCAATTATCTGCGAAACCATATTGCTGCCCTTCGCGAGGCAGTCGTCGACGGAGTCGACGTGAGGTCGTATATGATCTGGGGATTCATCGATGTCATTGCATGTGGTCCCCTCACAATGGACAAGCGCTATGGCCTCATATATGTGGATCTTGATAATGAGGGGAAGGGAACGGGGGATCGCTACCTCAAGGATTCGTTCGACTGGTACAGGCGCGTTATAGCCACTAACGGGGTGGATTTGTCTTAG
- a CDS encoding AraC family transcriptional regulator: MADANEALRTVTPSEQWHLDHSGKASPIYDTTPRIQTPEGEAYLFDWKGTLSDRSVGLIKETRFTSVPAHVNQDMEVSYVYDGTCGFAVRDSYYVLGRGDAIIFDPGVVRSSPTYKEAGDIVISMVFRKEFFDMVFLSQLPGGGMLTTLLFEYISSRRRRDSYLVVHGTGNGRLEVLVALLFLEFETPDAFSEIMTKSYTSSLFMELMRELAHDSNTRIGQPTGGNDISRMLDHIEHNYRTCTLSSTAAEFGYSPSRLGALLKQATGQTFSEIRVAQQMIEAAYLLLNSNKTIVEVASEVGISNMDYFYRKFRSMYRMTPRAYRLTMSADINGEPTR; this comes from the coding sequence TTGGCAGATGCCAATGAAGCTCTTAGGACCGTTACACCATCCGAACAATGGCACCTAGACCATTCTGGCAAAGCGAGCCCCATCTATGACACAACTCCAAGGATTCAGACTCCAGAAGGGGAAGCATATCTCTTCGATTGGAAGGGAACGCTGAGCGACAGGAGCGTAGGCCTCATAAAGGAAACGAGATTCACTTCTGTTCCTGCCCATGTGAACCAGGACATGGAGGTCAGTTACGTCTATGACGGTACATGCGGATTTGCCGTGAGAGATTCCTATTACGTATTGGGAAGAGGAGATGCCATCATCTTCGATCCAGGAGTGGTGAGGTCCTCCCCCACGTACAAGGAAGCTGGTGACATCGTAATATCGATGGTCTTCCGGAAAGAGTTCTTCGATATGGTATTTCTCAGTCAGCTTCCCGGCGGGGGTATGCTCACTACCCTGCTCTTCGAATATATCTCGTCGAGAAGGCGCCGTGACAGCTATCTAGTTGTGCACGGCACCGGAAACGGACGACTGGAGGTGCTCGTTGCACTCTTGTTCTTGGAGTTTGAAACACCCGATGCATTCAGCGAAATCATGACGAAAAGCTATACATCCTCGCTCTTCATGGAGCTCATGCGAGAACTAGCCCATGATAGCAATACCAGAATCGGTCAGCCTACTGGGGGAAACGACATATCCAGAATGCTTGATCATATCGAGCACAACTATCGAACATGCACGCTCTCGTCAACTGCCGCAGAGTTTGGATATAGCCCCAGCAGACTCGGGGCACTACTCAAGCAAGCAACCGGTCAAACATTCAGCGAGATTCGCGTAGCACAGCAGATGATCGAAGCTGCCTACCTACTTCTCAACAGCAACAAGACTATTGTTGAAGTGGCCTCAGAAGTCGGAATCAGCAATATGGATTACTTTTATCGCAAGTTTCGTTCCATGTATAGAATGACACCTCGGGCGTATCGCCTTACGATGAGTGCCGACATCAATGGAGAACCCACACGCTAA